GTCAAGACGACCAGGTGATGAAAGAGACGTAATCTTTGAATTTCTTGATCCTGTAATGAGAACCGGAAGCCAACCTAACTCCAGATCTAAGCCTTGATATATTAGCAAATCTGCTCTATTCAGGTCTCGTATAAAAATTGGTTTTGCATCGACAAAATGTGGGTCCTGGTAGCCTTTAGCGATGTTTTTTACTTCTACCTTGTCTCCTCCTATCTCTTTGGCTATTGCTTCAAAATCCGGAAGAGAGGTTACTATTCGTACCTTAGCAAGAGCAACTCCAGTTGATATAAAAATTAATAATAACAAAGAAGGTATGGTAACAAAGAGAAAATATAGAAATTTGTTACGAGCTTTCATCATAAATTCCTCCCATTAAATTCAACTAAAAAGGATGGGCCCCATGGGGACCAAGCGAATATTGAAATTGAAGATATATCGCGTGTTCATTCTCCTTGAAGTCAAAGTTGGTATAATCGTACTGCAATCTAATTCTTGAAAATTCACTCGGATTGAAAGTTAACATGGGAGAGATGCGGTAAGTCCTTCCGAATAGACCCAGCATTGCTTCCTCCTCTTCTTCTCCCTCTTCGCCACTTGATGCTAAGCTAAACATACCTTCTGGTTTTAGTAATTCCTCAATTTCACCATTTCCACCGTTACCAGGCTCAAATGGAATAGGGGTCTTAGTATCGGTCAAGCCAAATCTAAATCCTGTATTCCACCTTTGCAAGAATCTGTATACCAATTCAGCATAAAAACCGTAATCCTTAAGCTTCTCCTCTGGGGTCTGTGCGTTACGCCACATCCATTCCGTTTGAAACATAACTTCCTGATAAGGATTGTTCCTCAGGGGACGGTACTTTGCGAACAGATCGAGTCCAAAAAGGTTAGTACTTTCGTCAGGCCCTGTAGCGTTTACGCCGGTTGCGTAGGAACCTCCAAGATTAACTGATAAGTTTTCTGTGATCTCAAAGAAGTTGGCAATATGGAAGTTGTATAGTAATTTCCCCAAATCATTTCCGTCTTGGGCAAATGACGCCGTTTCCACATCTGCACTTCCGCCAGCCGCAGTCAGCTCCATGTACCATGGAATAAATGCAGGGGCTATATTAAGCTCTATCTGAGGCGGATTCAGGTGTTCGCCCAGAAATTCCGCAGCCACGATCGGAAGAGTCACGAAGTTTTGAAATTCCCTATGTATCAGGTTTATCCTTCCGAATTTAGCCCTCATTATTCCACCCCTGAACTGACTAGCCAATGGAAGAGAAAAAAGAGTAGTTGCATAGGCTTCCTCGACTTCAATTCCTTCTTTTTGAAGAGATATAAAGCTATCGAATCTGAAGTAAGGATCTACTACGCTCTGGAAACCAATCTCTATTTCCTGGAGATTAACTCCGGTATTTTGTGGATCAGCTTCTGCAAAGACAGTGGGATCATCCTCATTGAACCACGCACCGGCAAATGTTCCGATAATGCTTATATCAGGATTGAGTGTTTGTAATGCCCTTTGGAAAAATCCCTCTCTGGGTAAAGGAGCCTGAGTAATTTGCTTGATCTCTTCCTCTGATTTCTTTTCTTCCTCCGCTTTCTTGGCCCGGCTCTCTAATTCCATATTTTTCTTTTCAAGCTCTTCCAACTTCTGTTGCATCTGTTGCATCTGCTGGCGAAGCTCCTGTATCTGTTTTTTTATGTCCCCTTCTTCACCCACGGCCTGATTTGATGAAATCAAGGTAGAAAAGAAAAAGGACAGTGCACAGGTGACAACTATTTTATTTAATAAGGATATTCTGAAATACCCTATAGATAAGTCGAATGTCATATCTCACCTCCAAGATTAAAGTTAGTGAACCTCCCATAAAACAACTAATCAATAATGGAAATGCTGAGAAAATATTGAAGGGAGGAGTTACGAAATTGGAGGCGAACGAGGTGAACAATTAAATCGGAAATATGATGAGGGGATTATAAGATCTGTGTTAGCATAAGCTATTAATAGACTAGATTTATTGAAATCAATATTTGTAAATTTATCTGTTTGTCTTAAATTGCCGCTCAAACGGCAGGCGGAGCAAAATTCGCTGTTGTGACCAGGATAACCTGATTCAGTCTTATAAACTCCATCAGGTAAAGAGGAACCAAAATAAAAGACATGATTATGTAAGCCTAAGGACAGAACAAATACTATTAATAAAAACGAACTCAATATTTTTGTGTTATTTCTAAATCTCATCGCTATAACAGTCGGGTATCGGGGTATATAATGGTTATTAATATCACAAACAATATAACGTGTCAATCAAAATAGTCATTGATGGGCCGTTCGCCAAATCAAACCGCCATTATTTCTTATGTCCATGCTTTTTATCTTTCTTCCCTGAATTTCATATGCTCTTTCGATATCATAGAGCTAAGTATCTTTTATAGAATTGTCATAATAAAATCTTGTTTACGATATAATGTAAGTTACAAATCAATAACGAAAATTCAAATTGGAAAAGGGAATCATGACACAGGAGATACGATGAAAGATTCAGATAGAAAAATAGCAGAGGGAATCCTATTTACCGACCAATATCAACTCACAATGGCACAGCTTTATTTCCGAATGGGTATACATGAAAAGAAGGTCCAATTTGACCATTTCTTCAGGAACTACCCGGACTACGGCACCCATAAGGCAGGTTATTGCATCAATGCCGGACTAGAATGGCTAATAGATTGGATGCAAAACACACGTTTTCGAGACGAGGATATCGAGTTATTACGTTCACAAACTGGAAATACCGGGAAACAACTGTTTGATGAGGACTTTCTTAGATGGGTCAGGGGAAATGGCTCGTTTGAATCTATTTCTATGCTTGCAATACCTGAGGGAAGAGTTGTCCACCCAAACGTTCCGCTAACTGTTGTACAGGGCTCCCTGGCAATGGCCCAAATACTTGAATCCCCGCTCCTCAATCAACTAAATTACCAAACACTGATTGCAACCAAAGCAGCCCGCATACATGAAGCTGGTCGAGGTCAAACATTAATCGAATTCGGAATGCGTCGTGGGCACGAAAGGGGCGTAAATGCAGGGATCCGAGCCGCGCTAATAGGTGGTGCCGACTTTACATCTACAGTAGGAATCTCACACGTTCTAGGGTATCCACCTAAGGGTACCCACGCTCATAGCATGGTTCAGGTTTTTATGGCCCTCGGAGAAGGCGAGATCGGTGCTTTTCGAGCATATGCAGATGTCTTTCCGGATGACTGCGTCTTGCTGGTAGACACAATAAATACGATTGAAAGCGGCATACCGAATGCGATAAAGGTTTTTGAAGAACTGAAGCGTAGAGGGCACGAGGCCGTAGGCATCCGACTGGACTCAGGCGATTTAGCTTATTTGAGCATTCAAGCCGCAAAGATGCTCAATGATGCGGGTTTCCCAAATACTAAGATTGTCCTGTCAAACCAGTTGGATGAACTGGTAGTGTGGCAAATAATTACCCAGATCGAAGAAGAGGCATCAAGATGGGGTGTCGATGCAGACAATCTGATCCAACGACTAATATACGGAGTAGGGACAAGGTTAATTACATCAAAGGGGGATTCCGCTCTAGACGGTGTGTACAAACTTGTTGGGGTTGAGGAAAAAGGGGAGTGGGTTCCAGCAATTAAACTCTCAGAGACTCCATCAAAAACTCTTAACCCGGCATTTAAGCATGTATGGAGAATCTATGACACAAGAGGAAAAGCCACGGCTGACCTGTTAAGCCTTGATGCAAACGAACCCATGGAATCCAATCAACTTATACTACACCACCCATTAGATCATACTAAATATCGGATACTGAGTCGAGATAAAATTCACGAAATAGAACCGCTTTTGACCGAAGTCTTGACTGAAGGGAAACTTAATTATGATCACCCATCTATTGAGGAAATCCGAAAGGTCCGTGAGAAAGATATAGATCGGCTTGATTCCGGCGTAAAACGGATCGTGAACCCGCATATTTATCATGTCTCTCTTTCACAGCGTCTCTGGGAGTTAAAACAGGGTCTGATCAGATCACTCACAAAGGGGAAATAAATAACATACTAACACACGCTAAAATCCACCAACTTTGGTCTCCATACCCTTGTAATAAGCCAACCTGCCAAATCAAAAATCCCCTTGGCTTCTGAAATTATCACCGAATCCGAACTAGCGACAAAACCAGCATCTTTTAAAACGTGATCCGGAGACATTACTGTTTCAGCATTTCCGGCTATACGATGTTTATTCATCAACTCATTTATCAACACACACAACTCACCTGAATGCGATATTGGCTTGTCAAAATAAAACTTTGCCTCTCTAAGTCCTAAATAGCAGAGATTTTTGATCAGGATCCTCAGGACTTCAACAGTAATATCAGTAATTTTATACGATCGATACACCGAAGCGGTATCCCTGACAATACCGTCTGTGGCTTTAAATACAAACCTACCCTTTCTGTAAGACTCTATGGTAATCAACTGATTATATCCGTCAATTTCAAGCAAACTGCCATTGACATTCTTTTCACTTAATATCCTATTCATTCTGCTTCCGATTTCCTTTTTTGTAAAAAATCCTCTGTAAAGCACATTCCTTTCCTCGGTGTTAAGCTGAAATCGGTTCCCTATAATCTCTAAAATAGATTTAATTGAATAACCCCTCCTCTTTAAATAGAGATAATCACTACTGGCAGCTATGACCTTGTCTATATTAACCACGGTTCGATAAAGTTTGAATTCTATTTCTAGTTGAGTAAAGCTAAGTCACAGATAAAGTAAGTTTACTCTAGTGACGATTTCAGACTTTAATCGGAAATGCACAAATTGAATATTTATGCGTGGATATAGAGTGTAATTACCTTAGCTGAAAATTTCAATAAAAGTTAACAACGTACTAATTTTTTCCCCTGGTTTCCAAAGCCTTTATAATTGAGTCAATCTTTGAATCTAGATTCTTCTGTCTTTCTCTGAGTTCTTCAATCGAATTCATAATCATCTTATAATTCTCGTTAGAGATAACGTATTCACCATCGTCTACAAATGTTTCGACACGACCCGTCTCATTTATTTTCAAACTGAGAATATCGGGTCTCGAGAAATGACCGACCGAATCTATCACGGCCTTGGCACGTATGATCATATCCATATCAATTTCTGCATACAATATTCCCTCGCAATCGTATAGAGGACCTGCGAGATATTCGGCCCTGGGGCTTATTATCCCGCTACCGCCCGGGAAATCCCAGGTCGTGAACTTCTTAAGAGGAAAACTATCCGGAATCATATCTTCATTAATGTAGCCAGAAGCTGCAATAACAAAAACCTGACCCTCAAAGGCATATTCCCTGCTGGCACAGTCCATCGTGGGTTTAACAAATCCGTGACCGGCCCAGAGTCCGGCATGAACCTGCTCACCTTTCATGAACATTGCGTATTTCGCCAATGTAATGTGGTGCTCATAACAGAAAAATCCACCTAGCTTTCCAAGCTCAGTTTCGAAAACTCCAATGTCCTCTGCACCACCCATACCCCATATACACTTTTCGCTGTCAATCGAAAGAAGCTTTCTGTGTTTGCCTATAATCGCGCCTGTTTTATCGATGTAAAGTATCGTGTTGTATAAAGTGCCACCTTCCCTTTCATTTACTCCGATTATTACATGAGATCCGGCCTTGCGTGCAGCATCTGAAAGCTTTTCCGTATCTTCACTCGGGATCTCCACTGAGTTTTTATAGAGCTCCATATAGGCATCCAATACAAGCTTCCTTTCAGGCCCGGTTCCTAGGTCCTTTGGCCAGTATGGATATGCGGGGATAAACGCCTCGGGAAATACGATTAAATCGGCCCCGTTTTCGCGAGCCTCTTCAATTAAACTACATACCTTGCCTACGGTTTCTTGTTTGTTTAAGAAAATCGGCGCAGCCTGAACGGCTGCGGCTATATATTTTTGTTTTGGGCGCTCCATAGTTATCACCAATTAAAATTCAATCACGATTAACAGAATAAACTAATTAGAAGATACACGACATTATCGCAGTAATAGCCGCATCTTGTCAACATCTCGTATAAGGATTACCTGATGGTGCGTTCGGGGGCCGCCCCCTGCATTCTCGCAAATATTAGCGGGCCAGGAATGTCGTGCCCACCGCGGTTTGTATAAATGCTCATTCGATAGGGCGGGGTTTTCCAACCGGGGGAAAAAACGGGATGGGTCCCAATGATTTGGCAGCAATCACGCTGGTAACACTGTTGCAAACTTAATACTGTAATCCCAATTTAAGATAAGGCCTTATATCGGTTGAAAAAAATTCCATGGTATGGATGATATCCTTAAACTCCCCTCCTAAAATCTGAAAAACTAGATGCGATACCCCTGATTCATAGTATTTCTCAATAGACCTCGCTATCATTTCAGGAGTATCGCGAAGTGGCTCGCGGACATCGGGCTTCTTCTTTCCTGACTTATAGATTTGTAGATTTTTTCTCAATGATATCACAAAATTTGACGATCTAATTTTAGTTTGCAATTCGCCCAGCGCGCCTGTTTTTTCTTCAATCTCGCTCGGTGTGAGGCCCACGGGATGCCATCCATTTCCCAACGTAATCGCTCTTCTAAGAGCCGCCAGACCGTTACCACCGATCCATATGGGTGGATGCGGTTTTTGAATAGGCTTTGGGAAAAACTTAATATTAGAAAAATTATAATACTTTCCCCGATAGCCTGGCTCCTCGTTAGACCAGAGATTTTTTAAGACATATATATACTCATCAGTAATCGAACCTCGTTCCTCGTAACAAACACGTAGCGCATCAAATTCTTCTTTCAGCCATCCTACGCCAACCCCCAATATAACTCTCCCACCGGAAAGTACGTCCAGGGTCGAAATCATCTTTGCGAGAACTATTGGATTCCTATATGGAAGAATAATCACACTAGTGCCAAGTTGAATGACCCTCGTCTTAGCGGCAACAAAAGACAGTGTTGTAAGAGGCTCGTAAAATACATCGCCAAAACCCTTATGTGATTCCGGTATTACAATATGATCACTTACCCATAAAGAATCAAATCCAAGATCCTCGGCCGATTTCGCAATAGCAAGGATCGATTCCTTTTGTGCATATTTACCGAAATTAGGCAGAGCAATTCCAAATCTCATTTCTAGACAAATTTAAGCAAATTAAAACTTGAAATTGATTTTAACTCTAAATTCCTATTTTAAGGAACAAGAGAAATAAGAAAAGAAATAATGATTACCAAGAAAAAAGACATCCTAAATTACTGTATTTAACTCTGACTCAACATAAACACCTCATCATCAAGAAAGCTCTTAAAGTTAAGAACCTTCTTAACATACCTGGGTAATTTCCTACCGAGATATCTTATGCTCTCAAACCTGCTAGGCCCATAATAGTAGGCAAAAAGCGCATCCTCAGTATTATCAAAACGATCCTCCAATAAGGAAAGGTAATATATTCCAAGCCTTACATTGAGGAATGGGTCATGAAGCTCCTTTTTCCCACTGATCGAAATACCAAGTTTTTCAGCCAGGTATTCTCCAGTGGAGGGCATTACCTGCATTAGTCCGATAGCACCTTTACCGGAAACAGCCATCGGTGAAAAATTACTTTCAACCTGAATGATTGCAAGGATGAGTGAAGGATCGATTTCATAATTGTCACATTCTTCAATAATCAGTTTGGCCAGCTCCTGTGCCTGTGATGAAGATATGTCGTCTGAAAATCTTAGAATTAATTTTAATATATCGCTTTCAGTCGGTGTGGAAGTGTCTATTCCCCCATTTAAATTACCATTTTCATATATCGCTGGATATTGTTTCAGAAAGGTACTAATTGTCGTATTTGCTTGTCGATTCGATATCAATCCAAGTTTATGCAATATAAAAAAGGATAAGACAATAACTGAGAATAGGAAAATAATTTTAATAACCCCAAAAATAGATAGAATCAAGCTATTGTGAAATCCTTTAAACATTTCAACGCCTCCTCAAGATCTGCCCTGTCTATCAGACTTTCAATTAACTCTTTTTGATTTAAGCGTCAATTTAACTTGGTAGCCTCTTTTTAAAACCATTAATAGATAAACTAGATAGGGTGAATTTTTTTTATTTAGAGCAAATCAGATGATAAATATAAGACAAAGGCTTTTCGTAATTAATTTTTTAATGTAAATCGATCAAATAATCGCTTTATAAAATACTACTCATAAAACATATGTCAAGTCATTTATTCGCAAATGCGAAATAAGGAGAAAAAACAATATTCAATTTTCACATTTAGAATTCTAGAGTTTTTCTAATTGAAAAATAATACTTTTCGATTCGAGTTTGATATAAAAATTTTAATTCATATTAGTAACAAAAAGGTTTAAGAGATCTATTTCTCGGGATTGTTACTTATATTACATTGCCAATTCAGGTAGGCTATTGAGCGTCAATTTACTTGCCTGTCTCATTTAGCTATTGGATTAGTTCAATTGCGTTCATTAGTTCAAAACATTACCCCTATTCATATCCAAAATAACCTTGACCTTTACCTTATTTCGTGTTAGTTTCTAAAGTTCCGTCATGAAAAGGACCTATCAACCTCATGTGAAAAAAAGATTACGAGTGCACGGCTTTCGCGAAAGAATGAGTACAAATGGAGGAAGACGCACTCTGAAGAGAAGGATGGCTAAAGGGAGACACAGTCTCACAGTTCAGGCCTGGAAGAAATGAATTTTCCTTCAAGACTCAATTTCCCAAGTAAAAATATAATTCGGAAAAGCGATGATTTTAGAGAAGTTTTTGAGAAAGGCAACACGTACACTACAAAAAGCTTTATTGTACACTGTAATAAAAATTCACTTGGATACTCAAGACTCGGAGTAGTAATTGGAAAGAAACTATTTGCAAGTGCGGTAAAGAGAAACCGATTAAAGAGATTGATAAGGGAAGTATTTAGAAAAAACAAACATCAGTTTAATTCCTTAGACGTAGTGATAGTCGCCAGTAAAAAGAACGCGGAAACTCTAGATTACGACAATACTCGAAAAGAAATTTGTGATAAAATTAGTTTGAAACTCTCATGACGAATAATGCCATAAAATTTGTAATCGTGTGTTTGCTAGGAATGTATAAATATACGATATCCACCATATTACCTCCATCGTGTCGATTTCACCCAAGCTGTTCAGAGTACGCAGTAGGTGCTATCGATAAGTACGGTGTTCAAAGGGGTGTCTGGTATGCAATCAAGAGAATCACAAGATGCCATCCTTTTGGGAATGGAGGGTATGACCCAGTCTGACGTAAGGTTAAGGGGATGTTTGATAAAACTAAGATTAACTACATACTGTTTTTTGTATTATCCTTTGCAATTATAGTTGGTTATTCCATCTTTTTCGCACCTAAATCGACAAAGAAAGCCACTAAGATTGTAGGTGAGGAAGAAAGGGTTATAGAACAACAACCTCCTCCGGTGAAACAGGAAATCCCAGTAGAAGAATACGTGATTCCTGATGCCCCAAAGGGAGAGCTTATAACTATAAATACTCCCTTATACACAGGAACTATTGACACTGCCGGGGGGAGGATAATTTCTTGGAACCTGCGAAAATATAGAGAAACAACCTCCATAAATTCTCCGACCGTTAATCTTTTTAAGGATTCACCACCTTCATATAACTTTAATCTGAAGCTGAAAGGCTATGAGATCCCGGACATCATACCCTTCAAATATGGTGGCAATAAGGTGCTCGATTTACGGGACGAAAAGCATGATTTAACTCTCTACTGGAAATCACCGGACGGAATCGAGGTCAGGAATATATTCACAATTAACCCCAATAGTTATCTGCTCGAACAAAGAGTTGAGGTCACAAATCCGAATGATTCTAATATCAACCAAAGACTATCAGTCGAATGGTATGATCAAATACAAAATAAAGGCAGAGAGCAAAACAATAAGGATTTTACTGCTTTGGTCTCTGATAAAGTCGAACGCATCAATAGTTTGCCCGCAGAACCCACCCAGTTGAAAGGTTTAATAAGCTGGTTTGGTTTCTCGAACAAATATTTTCTCAAAGCATACCTCACCGAAATCGGTGGTGAGACTCAAATTATTTTCTCGTCCGCTGGAAGTGATAGTCTCGGTAGAGCCGTCTATCGATATCCTGATGATATCATACCACGGGGTACCACCTCGATTCACAAATCCAAGTTATTCTTAGGCCCTAAGGAGTATCAAATATTGAAATCCGCAGGTTTCGAACTCCAAAATGCAATAAACTACGGATGGTTTGGCATTATTGCGAGACCTGTCGGTCAGCTGCTTACATATATAAATACCTATATTCACAACTATGGCGTTTCGATAATCATCATAACTATTATTATGAGACTAATTTTCCTTCCGCTGACTATAAAGAGTATGGGCTCTATGAAAGAGATGCAGAACAAGATGCAGGAGATTAAACCGAAGATCGATACCCTCAAAGAGAAGTATAAGGATGATAAGACGAAGCAAAATACGGAACTTATGAAATTATATTCGAGTTATGGTATTAACCCGCTCAGTAGTCTCGGTGGATGTCTGCCTCTCTTGATTCAGCTTCCGGTCTTTATCGCTCTGTATGAAGTACTGCTGTACTCGATAGAACTCCGTCAGAGTTCATTTCTGTGGGTAAAGGATCTCTCCGAACCTGAGACCCTCTTCGATATACCAGGAATCGGAATGCCATTCAGGATATTGCCCCTACTCATGGGCGCTTCTTGGTATGTTTCTCAAAAGATGACTCCCACAACAACTGTCGGAGCTGACAATATGCAGATGAAAATGATGCAATTTATGCCTTTGATTTTTACGGTGATGTTTTGGGGCCTGCCCTCAGGGTTG
This portion of the Thermodesulfobacteriota bacterium genome encodes:
- a CDS encoding nicotinate phosphoribosyltransferase, yielding MKDSDRKIAEGILFTDQYQLTMAQLYFRMGIHEKKVQFDHFFRNYPDYGTHKAGYCINAGLEWLIDWMQNTRFRDEDIELLRSQTGNTGKQLFDEDFLRWVRGNGSFESISMLAIPEGRVVHPNVPLTVVQGSLAMAQILESPLLNQLNYQTLIATKAARIHEAGRGQTLIEFGMRRGHERGVNAGIRAALIGGADFTSTVGISHVLGYPPKGTHAHSMVQVFMALGEGEIGAFRAYADVFPDDCVLLVDTINTIESGIPNAIKVFEELKRRGHEAVGIRLDSGDLAYLSIQAAKMLNDAGFPNTKIVLSNQLDELVVWQIITQIEEEASRWGVDADNLIQRLIYGVGTRLITSKGDSALDGVYKLVGVEEKGEWVPAIKLSETPSKTLNPAFKHVWRIYDTRGKATADLLSLDANEPMESNQLILHHPLDHTKYRILSRDKIHEIEPLLTEVLTEGKLNYDHPSIEEIRKVREKDIDRLDSGVKRIVNPHIYHVSLSQRLWELKQGLIRSLTKGK
- a CDS encoding DUF434 domain-containing protein, with the protein product MVNIDKVIAASSDYLYLKRRGYSIKSILEIIGNRFQLNTEERNVLYRGFFTKKEIGSRMNRILSEKNVNGSLLEIDGYNQLITIESYRKGRFVFKATDGIVRDTASVYRSYKITDITVEVLRILIKNLCYLGLREAKFYFDKPISHSGELCVLINELMNKHRIAGNAETVMSPDHVLKDAGFVASSDSVIISEAKGIFDLAGWLITRVWRPKLVDFSVC
- a CDS encoding carbon-nitrogen hydrolase family protein, whose amino-acid sequence is MERPKQKYIAAAVQAAPIFLNKQETVGKVCSLIEEARENGADLIVFPEAFIPAYPYWPKDLGTGPERKLVLDAYMELYKNSVEIPSEDTEKLSDAARKAGSHVIIGVNEREGGTLYNTILYIDKTGAIIGKHRKLLSIDSEKCIWGMGGAEDIGVFETELGKLGGFFCYEHHITLAKYAMFMKGEQVHAGLWAGHGFVKPTMDCASREYAFEGQVFVIAASGYINEDMIPDSFPLKKFTTWDFPGGSGIISPRAEYLAGPLYDCEGILYAEIDMDMIIRAKAVIDSVGHFSRPDILSLKINETGRVETFVDDGEYVISNENYKMIMNSIEELRERQKNLDSKIDSIIKALETRGKN
- a CDS encoding LLM class F420-dependent oxidoreductase, whose translation is MRFGIALPNFGKYAQKESILAIAKSAEDLGFDSLWVSDHIVIPESHKGFGDVFYEPLTTLSFVAAKTRVIQLGTSVIILPYRNPIVLAKMISTLDVLSGGRVILGVGVGWLKEEFDALRVCYEERGSITDEYIYVLKNLWSNEEPGYRGKYYNFSNIKFFPKPIQKPHPPIWIGGNGLAALRRAITLGNGWHPVGLTPSEIEEKTGALGELQTKIRSSNFVISLRKNLQIYKSGKKKPDVREPLRDTPEMIARSIEKYYESGVSHLVFQILGGEFKDIIHTMEFFSTDIRPYLKLGLQY
- a CDS encoding lytic transglycosylase domain-containing protein, encoding MFKGFHNSLILSIFGVIKIIFLFSVIVLSFFILHKLGLISNRQANTTISTFLKQYPAIYENGNLNGGIDTSTPTESDILKLILRFSDDISSSQAQELAKLIIEECDNYEIDPSLILAIIQVESNFSPMAVSGKGAIGLMQVMPSTGEYLAEKLGISISGKKELHDPFLNVRLGIYYLSLLEDRFDNTEDALFAYYYGPSRFESIRYLGRKLPRYVKKVLNFKSFLDDEVFMLSQS
- the rpmH gene encoding 50S ribosomal protein L34, producing the protein MKRTYQPHVKKRLRVHGFRERMSTNGGRRTLKRRMAKGRHSLTVQAWKK
- the rnpA gene encoding ribonuclease P protein component — protein: MNFPSRLNFPSKNIIRKSDDFREVFEKGNTYTTKSFIVHCNKNSLGYSRLGVVIGKKLFASAVKRNRLKRLIREVFRKNKHQFNSLDVVIVASKKNAETLDYDNTRKEICDKISLKLS
- the yidD gene encoding membrane protein insertion efficiency factor YidD, translating into MKFVIVCLLGMYKYTISTILPPSCRFHPSCSEYAVGAIDKYGVQRGVWYAIKRITRCHPFGNGGYDPV
- the yidC gene encoding membrane protein insertase YidC, with product MFDKTKINYILFFVLSFAIIVGYSIFFAPKSTKKATKIVGEEERVIEQQPPPVKQEIPVEEYVIPDAPKGELITINTPLYTGTIDTAGGRIISWNLRKYRETTSINSPTVNLFKDSPPSYNFNLKLKGYEIPDIIPFKYGGNKVLDLRDEKHDLTLYWKSPDGIEVRNIFTINPNSYLLEQRVEVTNPNDSNINQRLSVEWYDQIQNKGREQNNKDFTALVSDKVERINSLPAEPTQLKGLISWFGFSNKYFLKAYLTEIGGETQIIFSSAGSDSLGRAVYRYPDDIIPRGTTSIHKSKLFLGPKEYQILKSAGFELQNAINYGWFGIIARPVGQLLTYINTYIHNYGVSIIIITIIMRLIFLPLTIKSMGSMKEMQNKMQEIKPKIDTLKEKYKDDKTKQNTELMKLYSSYGINPLSSLGGCLPLLIQLPVFIALYEVLLYSIELRQSSFLWVKDLSEPETLFDIPGIGMPFRILPLLMGASWYVSQKMTPTTTVGADNMQMKMMQFMPLIFTVMFWGLPSGLILYWTVSNILSIGQQLYVNSRSRVPKGGNIDADSDRKRRKDRV